A section of the Oncorhynchus nerka isolate Pitt River linkage group LG3, Oner_Uvic_2.0, whole genome shotgun sequence genome encodes:
- the si:dkey-82o10.4 gene encoding m-AAA protease-interacting protein 1, mitochondrial yields MMQRFTCIATCRELRGLVKRSYVSSLASPLNRTYSTMPKQPLCRSSTSIYTCTAGPLGEPTARCSLHNVRRQSGVFSHEKYRHYCTESENERKRIGGHSHHGITVVGIPDPLTWIRNKVHIYLIELYFQLGINNVEFDNGVKQALVHVSTMMSNGNFEELRGLVSTEMVVYAQQRCRALSETQRRHLAISLDDIIFILPEEVSIVFDSNGRKFCFIVMRFWHMSTADVPEDPESTKIFKMAATEEDGPQKKIVTAVYEFHRELTRGAEPDWTVTNIWHWHWKQIG; encoded by the exons ATGATGCAGCGGTTTACATGTATCGCCACGTGCCGTGAGCTCCGCGGGTTAGTAAAGCGCTCATACGTGTCATCGCTGGCCTCCCCCTTGAATAGGACCTATTCCACAATGCCAAAACAGCCCCTATGCCGTTCATCGACGTCTATCTATACGTGCACCGCGGGTCCGCTTGGAGAACCGACCGCACGATGTAGCTTGCATAACGTGCGGCGACAAAGTGGGGTTTTCTCCCATGAGAAATACAGACACTACTGCACAGAGAGCGAGAATGAACGGAAGCGCATTGGCGGCCATAGTCATCATGGCATCACAGTTGTCGGCATCCCTGATCCACTCACGTGGATTCGGAATAAAGTCCACATCTACCTGATAGAACTCTATTTTCAATTGGGCATTAACAATGTGGAATTTGACAATGGAGTCAAGCAG GCACTGGTCCATGTCTCCACCATGATGTCCAATGGCAACTTTGAGGAGCTGAGAGGGTTGGTATCAACAGAG ATGGTGGTCTATGCACAACAGAGGTGTAGGGCTCTCTCAGAAACCCAAAGAAGACATCTAGCTATCTCATTGGACGATATTATATTTATTCTGCCAGAGGAAGTTTCCATAGTTTTTGATTCAAATg GTAGGAAGTTTTGCTTCATTGTGATGAGGTTCTGGCATATGTCCACTGCTGATGTTCCTGAGGACCCGGAGAGTACCAAGATATTCAAAATGGCCGCCACTGAAGAAGACGGCCCACAGAAGAAGATAGTGACAGCTGTCTATGA atTCCACCGGGAGCTGACTAGGGGAGCTGAACCTGATTGGACAGTCACTAACATCTGGCACTGGCACTGGAAACAGATTGGGTGA